One segment of Thermodesulfovibrio sp. 3907-1M DNA contains the following:
- a CDS encoding ubiquinol-cytochrome c reductase iron-sulfur subunit → MKKISLNDNNLHNQKRRLFLKKIINFLFLTAGFLFVITGLIFLVPKKPKNKPYKFFEVSEDKIPKEGVKKVDIAIEEKKSMKIFLVNQKNSIIALSPVCTHLGCFVNFDRTVNEFICPCHGGRYDTDGKVIDGPPKEALHRLPVKMENGRILIGIKL, encoded by the coding sequence TGCATAACCAGAAAAGAAGACTTTTTTTAAAAAAGATAATTAATTTTCTATTTTTAACTGCAGGATTTTTATTTGTAATTACTGGTTTAATCTTTTTAGTACCTAAAAAACCTAAAAACAAACCGTATAAATTTTTTGAAGTCTCAGAGGATAAAATTCCCAAGGAAGGTGTAAAAAAAGTTGATATAGCCATTGAAGAAAAAAAATCCATGAAAATATTTCTTGTAAATCAAAAAAATTCAATAATTGCTCTTTCACCTGTATGCACCCACCTTGGCTGTTTTGTAAACTTTGACAGAACCGTAAATGAATTCATATGTCCATGCCATGGTGGCAGATATGATACAGATGGGAAAGTAATTGATGGTCCGCCTAAAGAGGCTCTTCACAGACTCCCCGTTAAGATGGAAAATGGCAGAATTTTGATAGGGATAAAACTATGA